A DNA window from Polyangiaceae bacterium contains the following coding sequences:
- the map gene encoding type I methionyl aminopeptidase, with amino-acid sequence MKRTLGFRTGNVEIKTAKEIEAMREVGRLAADTLCRVGAMIRAGITTDDINAFVHEDTLRLGAQPAPLNYRGFPKSVCTSVNEVVCHGIPGKYTLKPGDIINVDVTHIFNGFHGDTSATFYVGTPSDRARHVTEVARKSLELGIAQVKHGARLGDIGAAIQEFAEGQGCSVVRDFVGHGIGRTFHDEPKVAHYGRYGRGARLKAGMTFTIEPMINSGHYGVEILDDDWTAVTADGSLSAQFEHTVLVTQDGAEILTARNQPLENSELFAEYFVS; translated from the coding sequence ATGAAACGCACTCTAGGGTTTCGGACAGGCAACGTGGAGATCAAGACCGCCAAGGAGATCGAGGCGATGCGCGAGGTGGGACGCCTCGCGGCGGATACGCTGTGTCGCGTGGGAGCGATGATCCGAGCCGGGATCACGACCGACGACATCAACGCCTTCGTACACGAAGACACTCTGCGTCTCGGGGCGCAGCCTGCGCCGTTGAACTATCGCGGTTTCCCCAAGAGCGTGTGCACCTCCGTCAACGAAGTGGTCTGTCACGGCATTCCCGGCAAGTACACGCTCAAGCCTGGGGACATCATCAACGTGGACGTCACCCACATCTTCAATGGGTTTCACGGCGACACTTCCGCGACTTTCTACGTCGGCACGCCGAGCGATCGGGCGCGCCACGTGACTGAGGTTGCGCGCAAGAGCCTGGAACTCGGCATCGCGCAGGTGAAGCACGGCGCACGCCTGGGCGACATCGGAGCCGCGATTCAAGAGTTCGCGGAGGGCCAAGGGTGCTCGGTGGTTCGCGACTTCGTCGGTCACGGTATCGGTCGCACCTTCCACGACGAACCCAAGGTCGCCCACTACGGCCGCTACGGCCGCGGCGCGCGGCTCAAGGCCGGGATGACGTTCACCATCGAGCCGATGATCAACTCTGGCCATTATGGAGTGGAGATCCTGGACGACGACTGGACTGCGGTCACCGCGGACGGCAGCCTGAGCGCGCAGTTCGAGCACACCGTCCTCGTGACCCAGGACGGCGCCGAGATCCTCACGGCCCGCAACCAGCCCTTGGAAAACAGCGAGCTTTTTGCGGAGTACTTCGTCTCCTGA